The following are encoded in a window of Methanobrevibacter ruminantium M1 genomic DNA:
- a CDS encoding prephenate dehydrogenase, with protein MTNEDNKNMTIIGASRGLGKWIAQHLKEDFNITITSRNQAEGQEVANELKVSYNNDNIDAIKDANIIIFSVPIEHMATTIKEVAPHAPKGSLLMDVASIKKEPAEALEKYAPKDVEILPCHPMFGPRVPTLKRQIVVLTPIENRSNSWTLVKEYLEKKECEIVITSPDEHDKYMSIVQGLTHFSFISLASTIKKLNINVKKSRSFSSPVYSLMLDMISRVVYQNPYLYYSIQKNNKETAYARDALIKESMRLSKLIEEGDEEDFVKAIAESAEHIDEIEEALVRSDKAISMLNQKANILTKLIGEEVGLEDAFSKKAYIGIVRKVSSQTVTIENENNEEIELKISSIDIMDKDELFQWKKKNLKLESFDLTAKFPSSANEDYLLKMFKRIEPVIDANIIFKDKEIEKDLRTYKFHYSLFNKQEKDYVEKYIQGIGGILIK; from the coding sequence ATGACTAATGAAGATAATAAAAATATGACAATTATTGGAGCTAGCAGAGGTCTCGGCAAATGGATAGCCCAACACTTAAAAGAAGACTTTAATATCACCATAACAAGCCGAAATCAAGCAGAAGGGCAAGAAGTGGCCAATGAACTAAAGGTTAGCTACAATAATGACAATATTGATGCAATAAAGGATGCAAATATAATTATCTTCAGCGTGCCTATAGAGCATATGGCCACCACCATAAAGGAAGTGGCTCCCCATGCACCTAAGGGATCATTATTAATGGATGTTGCAAGCATAAAGAAAGAGCCTGCTGAAGCATTGGAAAAATACGCTCCTAAAGATGTGGAGATATTGCCATGCCATCCAATGTTTGGTCCAAGAGTCCCTACCCTTAAAAGGCAGATAGTGGTATTGACTCCAATTGAAAACAGGTCAAATAGTTGGACACTTGTAAAGGAATATCTAGAGAAAAAGGAATGCGAAATCGTCATTACAAGCCCTGATGAGCATGACAAATATATGAGCATCGTTCAAGGACTTACCCATTTCTCATTCATAAGCCTTGCTTCAACAATAAAGAAGCTAAACATAAATGTCAAGAAGTCAAGATCATTTTCCAGTCCAGTCTATAGCCTAATGCTTGATATGATAAGTCGTGTTGTCTATCAAAACCCTTACCTTTACTATTCAATACAAAAGAACAATAAGGAAACTGCATATGCAAGAGATGCATTGATTAAAGAAAGCATGCGCCTATCAAAACTGATAGAAGAGGGAGACGAGGAAGACTTTGTAAAGGCCATTGCAGAATCAGCAGAGCATATTGATGAAATCGAAGAGGCTTTGGTACGCTCAGATAAGGCAATAAGCATGTTGAATCAAAAGGCAAATATCCTAACAAAATTAATTGGAGAAGAAGTGGGATTGGAAGATGCATTCTCCAAAAAGGCATATATAGGCATTGTTAGAAAGGTCAGCTCACAGACTGTTACAATAGAGAATGAAAACAATGAAGAGATTGAATTGAAGATTTCATCTATTGACATAATGGATAAAGATGAGCTCTTCCAATGGAAAAAGAAGAATTTGAAGTTGGAATCCTTTGATTTAACAGCAAAATTCCCTTCAAGCGCTAATGAAGACTATTTGCTTAAGATGTTTAAAAGGATTGAACCAGTTATTGATGCAAATATCATCTTTAAAGACAAAGAGATTGAAAAAGATTTAAGAACTTATAAGTTCCATTATTCCCTATTCAATAAGCAAGAAAAGGATTATGTTGAAAAATACATTCAGGGAATTGGTGGAATCCTAATAAAATAA
- a CDS encoding class I SAM-dependent methyltransferase, which translates to MKWKKIGDILIIDDNFDLDLNDEKTLKDLAHRHKVKSIIRIEKIEGQKREPTIDILYGEDTETIHKENGCLFNLDLSKVMWAKGNNNERLRIAKLVQKDETVLDMFAGIGYFSIPIGVHSQAKQIYSIEINPNSYHFLKRNIELNKINKKAGYDRMIPILGDCAIEAPKYSADRVLMGYVKTTHHFLHPAMECVKDGGIIHYHETVPDKLIETRPYERVKEMAWNCGEREVEVLNIQRIKRYAPGVEHIVLDARIY; encoded by the coding sequence TTGAAGTGGAAAAAGATAGGGGACATTCTCATCATTGATGATAACTTTGATTTGGACTTGAATGATGAGAAGACTTTAAAAGATCTTGCACATAGGCATAAGGTCAAATCCATAATCCGGATTGAAAAGATTGAAGGTCAAAAGAGAGAGCCTACAATTGATATCTTGTATGGTGAGGATACAGAAACCATTCATAAGGAAAACGGATGCCTGTTTAACTTGGATTTGTCTAAAGTGATGTGGGCTAAAGGAAATAATAATGAGCGATTAAGAATAGCCAAACTAGTCCAAAAGGATGAGACTGTCTTGGATATGTTTGCAGGAATCGGATACTTTTCTATTCCTATTGGGGTTCATAGCCAGGCAAAGCAGATCTATTCGATTGAAATAAATCCAAATTCCTATCATTTTCTAAAAAGGAATATTGAGTTAAATAAAATCAATAAAAAAGCAGGTTATGATAGGATGATTCCTATTTTAGGGGATTGTGCAATAGAAGCACCTAAATACTCTGCAGATAGGGTTTTAATGGGTTATGTGAAGACAACTCATCACTTCTTGCATCCGGCGATGGAATGCGTTAAGGATGGTGGCATAATTCATTATCATGAGACCGTTCCGGATAAGCTGATTGAAACTAGGCCTTATGAGAGGGTTAAGGAAATGGCATGGAACTGCGGTGAAAGGGAAGTTGAGGTTTTAAATATTCAGCGTATAAAAAGATATGCTCCAGGTGTAGAGCATATAGTTCTAGATGCAAGGATTTATTAA
- the psmB gene encoding archaeal proteasome endopeptidase complex subunit beta: MSNKNTFEGTTTVGITCKDGVVFASERRASMGNLVAHKVAEKIFKIDNHIAATIAGSVADAQTLMKVISAETSLYRLRNGKDISLEAAAAVSSNILHSSPAYVQTLIGGVDDTGASIYSLDAAGGMIKDTFISTGSGSTFAYGVLEDRFYEDITVEEATEVAIRAIKAATERDTFSGNGFLVANVTKDGFKMLEKEEVDAIIEKINS, encoded by the coding sequence ATGAGTAATAAAAACACTTTTGAAGGTACTACAACCGTTGGTATTACCTGCAAAGATGGTGTTGTATTTGCAAGTGAAAGAAGAGCAAGTATGGGAAACCTTGTTGCTCACAAAGTAGCTGAAAAAATATTCAAAATCGACAATCACATTGCAGCAACCATTGCAGGATCTGTAGCAGATGCACAAACCTTAATGAAAGTAATAAGTGCTGAAACTTCATTGTACAGATTAAGAAATGGAAAAGACATTAGCTTAGAAGCAGCTGCTGCTGTAAGCTCTAACATATTACACTCCTCACCAGCATATGTTCAAACTCTTATCGGAGGAGTAGACGACACTGGAGCATCAATCTATTCATTAGATGCTGCAGGTGGTATGATTAAGGATACCTTCATTTCTACCGGTTCCGGTTCCACATTTGCATATGGTGTGCTTGAAGACAGATTCTATGAAGATATCACTGTAGAGGAAGCTACTGAAGTTGCCATAAGAGCAATCAAAGCAGCTACAGAAAGGGATACCTTCTCTGGAAACGGCTTTTTAGTGGCAAATGTTACTAAAGACGGATTTAAAATGTTAGAAAAAGAAGAAGTAGACGCTATTATTGAAAAGATCAATAGCTAG
- a CDS encoding beta-CASP ribonuclease aCPSF1, with protein MASNVLEQIKEEITKKLPEEVKLANIEFEGPEVVIYTKNPDIIADNGDLIRNLAKDLRKRIIIRSDKSVLDSYEDAIKKVEEIVPEDAEINDIKFDEVTNEIVIEATKPGLVIGKYGVTSRDIVRNTGWAPKILRTPPMRSEIIDRIRNTLLNNSKERKKFLQTLGARIHQGGKYPSDWVRLTAMGGFKEVGRSCMLLQTPNSRVLLDCGVNVAGQDDKTSFPMLGVPEFSIQDLDAVVLSHAHLDHCGFIPYLYHYGYEGPVYCTSATRDLMTLLQMDYIDIAHRDNNPLPFNAKHVQKEVKHTITLDYGVVTDISPDIKLTLHNAGHIIGSAMCHFHIGDGAHNLLYTGDFKYEKSRLLEPATTRFPRVESCIMESTYGGHEDVTPSRNNAEKELMKTIYKTIKRGGKVLLPVFAVGRAQELMIVLEEYMHHDIIETVPIHLDGMIWEATAVHTARPEYLSKELRDQILHMSRNPFMTESFNQVQNNAERKEIVEGEPSIILSTSGMMTGGNSVEYFKWLCEDKKNTLIFVGYQSEGSLGRKIQKGHKQLPFEDEDGKTRVFNVEMEVKTIEGFSGHSNRRQLMEFAKRLHPRPDKIITCHGDPYKTVDLASSIHRSFKVETKTPVILDAVRLQ; from the coding sequence ATGGCTTCCAATGTTTTAGAACAAATTAAAGAAGAAATTACAAAGAAACTTCCAGAAGAGGTTAAATTAGCAAATATTGAATTTGAAGGTCCGGAAGTTGTAATATATACAAAAAATCCAGACATCATTGCAGACAATGGGGACCTAATTAGAAACCTCGCTAAGGACTTAAGAAAAAGAATCATCATACGTTCAGACAAGTCAGTTTTAGACTCTTACGAAGACGCAATCAAGAAGGTAGAGGAAATCGTACCTGAAGATGCTGAAATTAACGACATAAAATTTGATGAAGTTACAAATGAAATTGTCATAGAGGCAACCAAGCCAGGACTTGTAATTGGAAAATATGGAGTTACCTCAAGAGATATCGTAAGAAACACTGGTTGGGCTCCTAAAATCTTAAGAACCCCTCCAATGAGATCTGAAATTATCGACAGAATAAGAAACACCCTTTTAAACAACAGCAAAGAAAGAAAAAAATTCCTCCAAACATTAGGTGCAAGAATTCACCAAGGGGGAAAATATCCTAGCGACTGGGTAAGATTAACTGCTATGGGAGGATTTAAGGAAGTAGGACGTTCCTGCATGTTGCTTCAAACTCCAAACAGTAGAGTATTGCTTGACTGCGGAGTAAACGTAGCAGGCCAAGATGACAAAACCTCATTCCCAATGCTTGGAGTTCCTGAATTTTCAATTCAAGACTTAGATGCTGTTGTCTTATCTCACGCTCACTTGGACCACTGCGGATTCATCCCTTACCTTTACCACTATGGATACGAAGGCCCTGTTTACTGTACAAGTGCAACAAGAGACTTGATGACATTATTGCAAATGGATTATATTGATATCGCTCACAGAGATAACAATCCTCTCCCATTCAATGCAAAGCATGTTCAAAAGGAAGTTAAGCATACAATTACATTGGATTACGGAGTGGTTACTGACATTTCCCCAGACATCAAGCTTACATTGCATAATGCAGGACACATCATAGGATCTGCAATGTGCCACTTCCACATTGGAGACGGAGCACATAACCTTCTATACACAGGAGACTTTAAATATGAAAAAAGCAGACTTCTTGAACCTGCAACAACCAGATTCCCAAGAGTGGAAAGCTGCATTATGGAAAGTACCTATGGAGGACATGAGGATGTAACCCCTTCAAGAAACAATGCAGAAAAGGAATTGATGAAAACCATCTACAAAACAATTAAACGTGGCGGAAAAGTATTGCTTCCAGTGTTTGCTGTAGGAAGGGCTCAAGAATTGATGATTGTGCTTGAAGAGTATATGCATCATGACATAATTGAAACCGTACCTATACATCTTGACGGAATGATTTGGGAAGCAACTGCAGTGCATACTGCAAGACCTGAATACTTAAGCAAGGAATTAAGAGATCAAATCCTTCATATGAGCCGTAACCCATTCATGACAGAATCATTCAATCAGGTTCAAAACAATGCAGAAAGAAAGGAAATCGTTGAAGGAGAGCCTTCAATCATATTGTCAACTTCTGGTATGATGACTGGAGGAAACTCTGTAGAATACTTCAAATGGTTATGTGAAGACAAAAAGAACACTCTTATCTTTGTAGGATACCAATCTGAAGGTTCATTAGGTAGAAAAATCCAAAAAGGACATAAGCAATTACCATTTGAAGATGAAGACGGTAAGACAAGGGTTTTCAATGTAGAAATGGAAGTCAAGACCATTGAAGGATTCAGTGGTCACTCCAATAGAAGACAATTGATGGAATTTGCTAAAAGACTACACCCAAGACCGGATAAGATTATTACCTGTCATGGAGACCCTTATAAGACTGTTGACTTGGCTTCAAGCATTCATAGAAGCTTTAAAGTTGAGACAAAGACTCCAGTCATACTCGATGCAGTAAGGTTACAATAA
- the purM gene encoding phosphoribosylformylglycinamidine cyclo-ligase, translating to MVTYSESGVDIDLEALTVSKLASKLKPTLEYRNIITDSGHFAALVELGDKAIAMSTDGVGSKILVAKMMEKYDTVGIDMIAMVVNDILCVGAEPIALVDYLAVEEPDPKVAEEIADGLVKGATESKIAIIGGETASLPGIVKDFDLAGTGIGFVDKDKIITGADIQEGDILIGLRSSGIHSNGLSLARRAIFEDGGFTVDDKMPNSDTTIGEELLKPTQLYVKAIIDLLGQGFNIKGLAHMTGGGVNNLSRLKDGIGFEITDYPEPQDIFKLIYQQGVPLEEMYKVFNMGIGFTVIASPEEADAVLEALNKNIESYIVGKVIGEEKIVVKTFEGTEITY from the coding sequence ATGGTTACATATTCAGAATCAGGTGTTGACATTGACCTTGAAGCATTGACTGTTTCTAAACTTGCTTCAAAATTAAAACCAACATTAGAATACAGAAATATCATTACTGACAGTGGACATTTTGCAGCTTTAGTAGAACTTGGAGATAAGGCCATTGCAATGAGCACTGATGGTGTAGGGAGTAAAATCTTAGTGGCTAAAATGATGGAGAAATACGATACCGTTGGAATCGACATGATTGCAATGGTAGTTAACGACATTCTCTGTGTAGGTGCTGAGCCTATAGCATTAGTGGACTATTTGGCAGTTGAAGAGCCAGATCCAAAAGTTGCTGAAGAGATTGCAGACGGATTAGTCAAAGGAGCTACCGAATCCAAAATCGCAATAATCGGAGGGGAAACAGCATCACTTCCAGGAATTGTAAAGGATTTCGATTTAGCTGGAACCGGAATCGGCTTTGTAGACAAGGACAAAATTATCACTGGTGCAGACATCCAAGAAGGAGACATCTTAATCGGACTTAGAAGTAGCGGAATCCACAGTAATGGATTAAGCCTTGCAAGACGTGCAATATTCGAAGATGGAGGATTTACTGTCGATGACAAAATGCCTAATTCAGACACCACAATCGGTGAAGAATTATTAAAGCCAACCCAATTATATGTTAAAGCAATCATTGACCTTCTAGGACAAGGATTTAATATAAAAGGACTTGCTCATATGACTGGTGGCGGAGTAAACAACCTTTCAAGACTTAAAGATGGAATAGGCTTTGAAATCACTGATTATCCAGAACCTCAAGATATTTTCAAATTGATTTACCAACAAGGAGTTCCTTTAGAGGAAATGTATAAGGTCTTCAATATGGGAATAGGATTTACAGTAATCGCAAGCCCTGAGGAAGCTGATGCAGTCCTTGAAGCATTAAATAAAAATATTGAAAGTTATATTGTTGGAAAAGTTATTGGCGAAGAGAAAATAGTTGTAAAAACCTTTGAAGGCACTGAAATAACTTATTAA
- a CDS encoding putative zinc-binding protein gives MEEKIALAACSGMSPNGLVARVAVHDLAIDDHEILSICMGSTSANVEGFTRVLDKYPILAINGCEGNCVGKILKEKGVDIVGELNVGDILAETEYKANDAARLDDEGEICVKIVKDIIEDKINELSE, from the coding sequence ATGGAAGAAAAAATTGCTTTAGCTGCTTGCAGTGGTATGAGTCCAAATGGTTTGGTTGCAAGAGTTGCAGTTCATGATTTGGCTATTGACGATCATGAGATTTTATCTATTTGTATGGGTTCAACTTCTGCAAATGTGGAAGGATTTACAAGAGTTCTTGATAAATATCCTATTTTAGCAATCAACGGTTGTGAAGGCAACTGTGTTGGTAAAATCTTAAAGGAAAAGGGTGTTGATATTGTAGGAGAACTTAATGTTGGAGATATTTTAGCAGAAACTGAATACAAGGCTAATGATGCTGCAAGGTTAGATGATGAAGGAGAAATCTGTGTAAAGATTGTAAAGGACATTATAGAGGATAAAATTAATGAATTAAGTGAATAA
- a CDS encoding DNA-directed DNA polymerase has product MVKRNIVLLDIDYITHDEKAVIRLFGKVKGGESNDIIAIDDSFVPYLYILPLEDIDKCIKDINGLKEEGEIEFTKLEKVNKKDLQVPKEFIKMTLNHPQDVPKYRDKIWDLNSVKQLREHDIPFYRRYLIDNALVPMAELELEGELIDSFETVDSDDESLEILKLSCPPKTANTDFQEFRMMSFDLEVRNPHGMPNPDQDEIIMIGIDSNVGVRKVISTKGDEFDDDEEMDFIEIVETEKEMIERFVQTVKDANIDIIIGYNSDNFDFPYLRDRAKRWEVDLDLGVDGSGLKFLRRGYANSAAFRGLLHVDLYLVMRRYMSLDRYTLERVYLEFFGEEKIDVPGERIYEFWDNGGDELKNLFKYSLDDVVATLKIAMETLPLNLELTRIVRQPFFDVTRMSTGQQAEWFLVRKAYEVDEVVPNKPNMTMNNIRERGSNSGGYVKEPEIGLHENLVQFDFKSLYPTLIISKNISPDVLVTDNISYNAKFEDFETGYDEIDSVLEETPSEDLDEEDYYVCPEHFFKFKKEPQGFIPSAIEDVLNERFRVKNRMKQTEDPVLRKSLDVQQQALKRLANTMYGVYGFLRFRWYSFECAQAITAWGRQHIKKAMKEAEDFGFKAIYADTDGFYAKYVPEMKKE; this is encoded by the coding sequence ATGGTTAAAAGGAATATTGTTCTTTTAGATATTGATTATATAACTCATGACGAAAAGGCAGTCATCCGCCTATTTGGCAAGGTAAAGGGAGGAGAATCTAATGACATCATCGCTATAGATGACTCTTTTGTCCCTTATCTTTACATTTTGCCTCTTGAGGATATAGATAAATGCATAAAAGACATAAACGGTCTAAAAGAAGAAGGAGAAATTGAATTTACCAAATTGGAAAAGGTAAACAAGAAAGACCTTCAAGTTCCTAAGGAATTTATTAAGATGACCTTAAACCATCCTCAGGATGTTCCAAAATACAGAGACAAAATTTGGGACTTAAACTCTGTAAAGCAATTAAGGGAGCACGACATTCCATTTTATAGAAGATACCTGATAGATAATGCCTTAGTTCCTATGGCTGAATTGGAGCTTGAAGGAGAGCTTATAGACTCATTTGAAACAGTCGATTCTGACGATGAATCCCTTGAAATACTTAAGCTAAGCTGCCCTCCAAAGACTGCAAACACTGATTTTCAGGAATTTCGAATGATGAGCTTTGACCTTGAGGTTCGAAACCCTCATGGAATGCCAAATCCAGATCAAGATGAAATCATTATGATTGGAATCGACAGCAATGTAGGTGTTAGAAAGGTCATCTCAACAAAAGGGGATGAATTTGATGATGATGAGGAAATGGACTTTATTGAAATTGTGGAAACAGAAAAGGAAATGATTGAACGCTTCGTTCAAACGGTCAAGGATGCCAATATCGATATTATAATAGGATATAACTCAGATAATTTTGACTTCCCTTACCTTAGGGATAGGGCAAAGAGATGGGAAGTGGATTTGGATTTAGGTGTTGACGGCTCTGGACTTAAATTTTTAAGAAGAGGCTATGCAAACTCTGCAGCCTTTAGAGGCCTTTTGCATGTTGATTTATATTTGGTTATGAGAAGATACATGTCTCTTGATAGATATACCTTGGAAAGGGTCTATCTTGAGTTCTTTGGAGAGGAAAAGATCGATGTTCCTGGTGAGAGAATCTATGAATTCTGGGACAACGGCGGAGATGAGCTGAAGAATCTCTTTAAGTATTCCTTGGATGATGTGGTAGCCACCTTAAAGATAGCTATGGAAACATTGCCTCTAAACCTTGAACTGACCCGTATCGTTCGTCAGCCTTTCTTTGACGTAACCCGTATGTCTACAGGCCAGCAAGCCGAGTGGTTTTTAGTTAGAAAAGCTTATGAGGTTGATGAGGTTGTTCCAAACAAGCCTAATATGACCATGAATAACATTCGTGAAAGAGGCAGCAATTCTGGAGGCTATGTAAAGGAGCCTGAAATTGGTTTGCATGAGAATCTTGTTCAATTCGACTTTAAGAGTCTGTATCCAACCTTGATTATTTCAAAAAACATCTCTCCCGATGTTTTGGTAACTGATAATATTTCTTATAATGCCAAGTTTGAAGACTTTGAGACAGGATATGATGAAATTGACAGTGTTTTGGAAGAGACTCCAAGTGAGGATTTGGATGAGGAGGATTATTATGTCTGTCCTGAACACTTCTTTAAGTTTAAAAAGGAGCCACAAGGTTTCATTCCATCAGCAATTGAAGACGTATTGAATGAAAGGTTTAGGGTAAAGAATAGAATGAAGCAAACCGAAGATCCGGTACTCAGAAAAAGTCTGGATGTTCAGCAACAGGCCTTGAAACGTTTGGCAAATACAATGTATGGAGTTTATGGATTTTTAAGATTCCGTTGGTATTCCTTTGAATGCGCTCAGGCTATCACTGCATGGGGACGTCAGCATATTAAAAAGGCCATGAAGGAAGCTGAAGACTTTGGATTTAAGGCCATTTATGCAGATACCGATGGATTTTATGCAAAATATGTTCCTGAAATGAAAAAAGAATGA
- a CDS encoding AI-2E family transporter, translating into MLLKNKYALHIFIIIILLVLSFFTIRPVIYMVLLGAMIAYGLTPIANKIQTKIKYPSISIFLALILVVIPLILLFAYVFYEITVFADVFFNSSDLAGMDINNALNAFVGNLPVELQGFIKPYMGSLSTGLESALSYVLAYTVKLVKGFSNVLIQLFVLICSIYYFTRDGDLIWENIFVFIPNEHKAFFDRTFYEIANVLKSIFYGHFLTAVIIGVMGGVGYYLLGYKFALFLGIITGIFQLIPIFGPWIVYWALAIYAIFVAGDIVQAVLTVLWGFVLSLSDMYIRPVLASNYADMPSLILLVGFMAGPYVFGIVGFILGPLILGVCYAVIKSLKEELEKDNWNSGDEEGSDDGDSEDVKEISDNLDEVSDDKKDSNEDSKDLDLGIEEKI; encoded by the coding sequence ATTTTACTAAAAAATAAGTATGCATTACACATATTTATCATAATAATTTTATTGGTATTGTCATTTTTTACCATTCGACCTGTAATCTATATGGTCCTTTTAGGTGCCATGATTGCATATGGTTTGACACCTATTGCTAATAAGATTCAAACAAAGATTAAATATCCTTCGATTTCTATCTTTTTAGCATTGATCCTTGTTGTAATTCCATTGATACTGCTATTTGCATATGTATTTTATGAAATTACAGTTTTTGCAGATGTATTCTTTAATTCTAGTGATTTGGCTGGAATGGATATAAATAATGCCCTAAATGCCTTCGTTGGTAATTTGCCAGTTGAATTGCAAGGCTTCATTAAACCTTATATGGGTTCTCTATCTACTGGTTTGGAAAGCGCTTTATCTTATGTATTGGCTTATACAGTTAAATTGGTAAAAGGATTTTCTAATGTTTTAATTCAATTATTTGTATTAATCTGTTCAATTTATTACTTTACTCGTGATGGAGACCTTATATGGGAAAATATCTTTGTATTTATCCCTAATGAGCATAAGGCTTTCTTTGATAGAACTTTCTATGAAATTGCTAATGTATTGAAGTCAATATTCTACGGTCACTTTTTGACTGCAGTTATAATTGGTGTTATGGGCGGTGTAGGATATTACTTATTAGGCTATAAATTTGCTTTGTTTTTAGGAATAATCACTGGAATATTTCAGTTGATTCCTATATTTGGCCCTTGGATTGTATATTGGGCTTTAGCCATTTACGCCATATTTGTAGCCGGAGATATTGTTCAAGCAGTCTTAACAGTTTTGTGGGGATTTGTTCTCAGTTTAAGTGATATGTATATACGTCCTGTATTGGCAAGTAACTATGCAGATATGCCTTCTTTGATTCTTTTGGTTGGATTTATGGCCGGCCCTTATGTATTTGGAATTGTAGGGTTTATTTTAGGTCCATTAATTTTAGGAGTTTGTTATGCTGTTATTAAGTCTTTAAAAGAAGAATTAGAAAAGGATAATTGGAACTCTGGAGATGAAGAGGGTTCTGATGATGGTGATAGTGAAGATGTAAAAGAAATTTCTGATAATCTTGATGAAGTTTCTGATGATAAAAAGGATTCTAATGAAGATTCAAAAGATTTGGATTTGGGAATTGAAGAAAAAATTTAA
- a CDS encoding dihydroorotate dehydrogenase electron transfer subunit, whose protein sequence is MNVPQVLEIKRIIEETPSIKTFIFDWTMVGENIPTPGQFVMVWNFNDEKPMSISYIDIAKGELGITVKNVGEFTNQLHSLEVGDRLGLRGPYGNGFDTDLRDMKVLAIGGGVGMAPIASFAEEALKNKAIVDVVCAAQTKDELLFDERLKEKGATVYTCTDDGSCGFKGFATHRAIELMAMKKYDWAVVCGPEVMMKPLYGTLESNMIDGEYSMERYMKCAIGVCGQCCVDNTGWRICVEGPVFSTDQMSEIIEFGEFHRTASGLKEFY, encoded by the coding sequence ATGAATGTGCCACAAGTTTTAGAAATTAAAAGAATCATAGAAGAAACTCCTTCAATTAAGACTTTTATTTTTGATTGGACAATGGTAGGTGAAAACATTCCAACTCCAGGCCAGTTTGTAATGGTTTGGAATTTCAATGACGAAAAGCCAATGTCCATTTCCTATATTGACATAGCTAAAGGAGAATTGGGAATTACAGTAAAGAATGTTGGGGAATTTACCAATCAGCTCCACAGCCTTGAAGTTGGAGACAGATTAGGTCTTAGGGGACCTTATGGTAATGGCTTTGACACTGATTTAAGAGACATGAAAGTCTTGGCAATTGGTGGAGGAGTAGGAATGGCTCCTATTGCTTCATTTGCTGAAGAGGCATTGAAAAACAAGGCGATTGTTGATGTTGTATGTGCAGCCCAGACAAAGGACGAGCTCTTATTTGATGAAAGATTAAAGGAAAAAGGGGCAACCGTTTACACTTGCACTGATGACGGGTCCTGCGGATTTAAGGGATTTGCAACCCATAGGGCTATAGAGCTAATGGCTATGAAAAAGTATGATTGGGCTGTTGTCTGTGGTCCTGAAGTTATGATGAAGCCGTTATACGGCACATTGGAATCAAATATGATTGATGGAGAGTATTCCATGGAAAGATATATGAAATGTGCCATTGGAGTATGCGGCCAATGCTGTGTGGACAATACAGGATGGAGAATCTGTGTTGAAGGCCCTGTATTTTCTACAGATCAGATGTCTGAGATAATTGAATTCGGTGAGTTCCATAGAACCGCTTCTGGATTAAAAGAGTTTTATTAA